In Hippoglossus stenolepis isolate QCI-W04-F060 chromosome 21, HSTE1.2, whole genome shotgun sequence, one DNA window encodes the following:
- the wbp2 gene encoding WW domain-binding protein 2, with amino-acid sequence MSLNQNQSESGGVIINNSESLLMNYDNVELVFCDADRLPEAFRKSKKGSIYLTPYRVIFLAKGRDALQSFMMPFYLMKGCEVKQPVLGANYIKGTVNAEPGGGWEGSATFKFVFAAGGAIEFGQYMLQVAAQASRGQPVTSDFGGCPYMANGAYACPPPPANGMYPSAPPPGYSYPNPPPPGGFYPSPPAFDASAGYIPPPPYSAPLGQQPPHDPDLPSSAAAEAKAAEAAASAGSATLPPTHVYLPHDKPPPYSPPEDKKNQ; translated from the exons ATGAGTCTGAACCAGAACCAGTCGGAGTCCGGCGGAGTCATCATCAACAACAGTGAGAG CCTGTTGATGAACTATGACAACGTGGAGCTGGTTTTCTGTGACGCGGACAGGCTGCCCGAAGCCTTCAGAAAGAGCAAGAAGGGCAGCATCTACCTAACTCCATACAGG GTGATCTTTTTGGCTAAAGGCCGTGATGCTCTGCAGTCTTTCATGATGCCCTTCTACCTAATGAAGGGCTGCGAGGTCAAGCAACCCGTACTGGGAGCCAATTACATTAAGGGCACTGTCAACGCAGAGCCTGGAG GTGGCTGGGAGGGCAGTGCTACTTTCAAGTTTGTCtttgctgctggaggagcaaTAGAGTTTGGCCAGTACATGCTGCAGGTGGCAGCTCAGG CATCCAGAGGTCAGCCAGTGACTTCTGACTTCGGCGGATGCCCCTACATGGCCAACGGTGCCTACGCCTGCCCTCCTCCCCCCGCTAACGGGATGTACCCGTCTGCCCCTCCACCTGGTTACTCCTATcccaaccctcctcctccag GTGGATTCTACCCCAGCCCTCCAGCGTTTGATGCCTCCGCCGGCTACATACCTCCACCTCCATATTCTGCTCCTCTGGGCCAGCAGCCGCCTCACGACCCAGACCTTCCCTCCTCAGCAGCAG cggAGGCtaaagcagcagaggcagcagcgaGCGCTGGCAGTGCCACGCTGCCTCCCACACATGTGTACCTGCCACAT GACAAGCCTCCTCCCTACTCCCCCCCAGAGGACAAGAAGAACCAGTAG
- the trim65 gene encoding tripartite motif-containing protein 65, with amino-acid sequence MESQNSSLNCAICLERFQFPVTIPCGHTFCKKCITTHWDTKSKANIGPQCPMCNKEFNTRPILKRNVSLSVLTEAANSGGPSCRESPMRGHEGVRAMLLCDRHKKPLVYYCRQDKMSVCCECGIAECAAHEKVLLETERENQEMLLEMKNKEVGKLIEETQNCIKDLTEHIDQAKVTLEQTSTWVNAKFSTLMKILAEKQEATELFIDEQREATITEAEARLAELEEHSHRLKESQDQIAAVNNLSDTELIKESMLLEVPRLKVIPTDVTPNLQDRLNCVTDILSRVSKLVSEDLDKAVSTAVAQDKDGSPQDKRPVGAVVPSPAAPCHPGGNEGLSAYRCSLTFDPRTANGHLFLSQENRRAEHLTSGPRPVPVHESRFDYTWQVLCFQGFTHGQHYWELEVSKPWAYLGVTYEAIPRKEKGKRCMVGMNELSWSLQLDEHQLSAWHNSRKEILVGHSQHRRIGMLLDYEAGTLTYYGDGQTRLHAFHCAFTRELFPACWIGEGVSITLCST; translated from the exons ATGGAGTCTCAGAACTCAAGCCTAAACTGTGCCATATGCCTGGAGCGTTTCCAATTCCCTGTGACCATCCCCTGCGGACACACCTTCTGTAAGAAGTGCATAACCACCCACTGGGACACCAAAAGCAAGGCCAACATCGGACCTCAGTGCCCCATGTGCAACAAGGAGTTTAACACCAGGCCCATCCTCAAGCGTAACGTGTCCCTGTCGGTCCTGACTGAGGCTGCGAACAGTGGCGGCCCGTCCTGCAGGGAGTCACCCATGAGGGGACACGAAGGGGTCAGAGCCATGCTGCTGTGTGATCGCCATAAAAAGCCTCTGGTTTATTATTGCAGGCAGGATAAAATGTCTGTGTGCTGCGAGTGTGGTATCGCAGAATGTGCGGCCCATGAGAAGGTCTTGTTGGAGACAGAAAGGGAAAATCAAGAG ATGCTGCTGGAGATGAAGAATAAGGAAGTGGGGAAACTCATCGAAGAGACACAGAACTGTATAAAGGACTTGACTGAGCACATCGATCAAGCAAAG GTGACTCTTGAACAGACTTCGACCTGGGTCAATGCCAAGTTCTCCACCCTGATGAAAATCCTGGCTGAGAAGCAGGAGGCCACAGAGCTCTTTATCGATGAGCAGAGAGAGGCCACCATCACCGAGGCGGAGGCGCGGTTGGCTGAACTGGAGGAGCATTCCCACAGACTCAAAGAGAGCCAGGACCAGATAGCAGCTGTAAACAACCTCTCTGATACGGAGCTCATCAAG GAATCCATGCTTCTAGAAGTTCCACGTTTGAAGGTCATCCCCACAGATGTAACACCCAACCTTCAAGATCGCTTAAACTGCGTCACCGACATCCTGTCCCGCGTCTCCAAGCTGGTGTCTGAGGACCTGGACAAAGCAGTGAGCACCGCAGTGGCTCAGGACAAAGATG GTTCTCCTCAGGATAAGAGGCCTGTCGGAGCTGTGGTTCCCAGTCCAGCTGCTCCGTGCCACCCTGGTGGGAATGAGGGCCTCAGCGCGT ACCGATgctctctgacctttgacccccgcACGGCCAACGGGCACCTGTTTCTGTCTCAGGAGAACCGGAGGGCGGAGCACCTGACGTCTGGGCCCCGGCCCGTGCCGGTTCACGAGTCCCGCTTTGATTACACCTGGCAGGTGCTCTGCTTTCAGGGCTTCACCCACGGGCAGCACTACTGGGAACTGGAGGTGTCCAAGCCCTGGGCCTACCTCGGG GTGACATACGAGGCCATCCCCAGGAAGGAGAAAGGCAAGCGGTGCATGGTGGGTATGAACGAACTTTCCTGGAGCCTGCAGCTGGACGAGCATCAGCTCAGCGCCTGGCACAACAGCCGGAAGGAGATCCTGGTGGGCCACTCGCAGCACAGGCGCATCGGCATGCTGCTGGATTACGAGGCAGGGACGCTCACCTACTACGGGGACGGTCAGACCAGGCTGCACGCCTTCCACTGTGCCTTCACCAGGGAGCTGTTCCCCGCCTGCTGGATAGGAGAGGGGGTCAGCATCACCCTGTGCTCCACATGA
- the mrpl38 gene encoding 39S ribosomal protein L38, mitochondrial, producing the protein MALRTVCSTALRTGTDLGVNNARTFVTTAFLCKRIPPLGPMPHDEIDIENLESTEKYRSYTRYLRQAEEAKNKSVWWKTYKGYVEKADPDHGAELVDIGLPFYRPCRIKEVRERKQVIKDNKKNAELERASRLRTFKIPLDRVQETWEKTSGPFQIKRLAEHYGVFRDLFPMAYFLPQVSLKISYSQEDSTQVHYGNRLTPMEAASAPQISFDAEEGSLWTLLLTCPDEHLLDNEAEYVHWLVGNIPGGAVQAGEELCHYLPPFPARGTGFHRYIYVLFKQEGPVNFSEDDRTSPCYSLVDRTFKTVDFYRKHQDNMTPAGLAFFQCQWDESVSNTFHNTLNMKEPVFEFIRPPVYHPPQVKFPHGQPLRYLDRYRDGKEHTYGIY; encoded by the exons ATGGCGCTGCGCACAGTTTGCTCCACTGCGTTAAGGACCGGGACAGATTTAGGGGTCAATAATGCCAGGACGTTTGTCACAACAG CATTCCTTTGCAAACGGATACCTCCACTTGGTCCGATGCCACATGACGAGATCGACATTGAAAACCTGGAGTCGACGGAGAAGTATCGCAGCTACACTCGCTACCTGAGACAAGCTGAGGAGGCAAAGAACAAATCTGTCTGGTGGAAGACTTACAAGGGCTACGTGGAAAAAGCCGATCCTGATCACG GTGCAGAACTAGTGGACATTGGTCTTCCATTCTATCGACCCTGCAGGATCAAAGAAGTGAGGGAGCGAAAGCAGGTGATCAAGGACAACAAGAAGAATGCTGAGCTGGAGAGGGCTTCACGTCTGCGCACTT TTAAGATCCCTCTGGATCGAGTTCAGGAAACCTGGGAGAAGACCAGTGGTCCATTTCAGATAAAGAGACTAGCAGAACACTATGGCGTCTTCAGAGATCTCTTCCCCATGGCCTATTTTCTACCTCAAGTGTCGCTCAAAATCTCCTATAGCCAGGAGGACAGCACCCAAGTTCATTATGGGAATCGGCTGACACCAATGGAA GCAGCATCTGCGCCTCAGATCAGCTTTGATGCGGAGGAAGGATCCCTGTGGACCCTTCTGCTCACATGTCCAG ATGAGCATCTTCTGGATAATGAGGCAGAATACGTCCATTGGCTAGT ggggaaCATACCGGGCGGAGCAGTGCAGGCTGGAGAGGAGCTGTGCCACTACCTGCCCCCATTCCCTGCCAGAGGAACAGGCTTCCACCGCTACATTTACGTCCTCTTCAAGCAGGAGGGGCCAGTCAACTTCAGCGAGGACGACAGGACGTCGCCATG CTATTCTCTGGTGGATCGAACATTCAAGACGGTGGATTTCTACAGAAAGCATCAGGACAATATGACGCCTGCAGGCCTGGCCTTCTTCCAGTGCCAGTGGGATGAATCTGTCTCCAACACCTTCCACAACACACTGA ACATGAAGGAGCCAGTGTTCGAGTTCATCCGGCCTCCAGTGTACCACCCTCCACAGGTCAAATTCCCTCATGGGCAGCCGCTACGCTACTTGGACCGATACAGAGATGGAAAGGAGCACACCTATGGAATATACTGA